The following proteins are co-located in the Pseudomonas sp. ATCC 13867 genome:
- a CDS encoding cytochrome b has protein sequence MSLTRKPSRYGSLSIAMHWLMLLLIAAVYACIELRGNFPKGSETRELLKQWHFMLGLSVFVLVWLRLIGRFIYPTPPILPAPPSWQMVLAKLMHVMLYVLMIGLPLAGWVILSAADKPVPFWGLELPHLVGKNPDLAKQVKGWHESIAVLGYWLIGLHAAAALFHHYISRDNTLVRMLPGKGEAKPE, from the coding sequence ATGAGCCTGACCCGAAAACCCTCCCGTTACGGAAGCCTGTCGATCGCCATGCACTGGCTCATGCTGCTGCTGATTGCGGCGGTATATGCCTGCATAGAACTGCGCGGGAACTTCCCGAAGGGCAGCGAAACCCGCGAGTTGCTCAAGCAGTGGCACTTCATGCTCGGTCTGAGCGTCTTCGTGCTGGTCTGGCTGCGCCTGATCGGCCGCTTCATCTACCCGACTCCGCCTATCCTCCCCGCGCCGCCGAGCTGGCAGATGGTACTGGCCAAGCTGATGCACGTGATGCTGTACGTCCTGATGATCGGCCTGCCGCTGGCCGGCTGGGTGATCCTCAGTGCCGCCGACAAGCCGGTCCCCTTCTGGGGGCTGGAGCTGCCCCACCTGGTGGGCAAGAATCCGGACCTGGCCAAGCAGGTCAAGGGCTGGCACGAAAGCATCGCCGTGCTGGGCTACTGGCTGATCGGCCTGCACGCCGCCGCCGCGCTGTTCCACCACTACATCAGCCGCGACAACACCCTGGTGCGAATGCTGCCGGGCAAGGGTGAGGCGAAGCCGGAGTAA
- a CDS encoding virulence factor family protein: MSKRRWRHLLALLLLILIAAGLLLWSRPASQAVVEHHQLPDGSAVSLAIPGKQPNARVLLAVQPDQKLDDGQLLALAHDSGARVVQFVFPDKDCAAQQARIKAAGELLDGQPTLVAGIGPGGTYAWRWLAGQSDDKARALSVGFSLEKPDCAAAPLPQSAAHGRWLAAWNDNPDDPSARFARGLQNAETVIADYDTPLPKVLADQLRHLLQGGSDNVPVVEVPAAKPSETVTLFYSGDGGWRDLDRDVAAQMAELGYPVVGVDALRYFWEHKSPEQSAADLAVLMQHYREKWGAKHFVLAGYSFGADVLPAIYNRLPADAKKDVSAVILLAFARSGSFEIEVQGWLGKAGQEAATGPEMARLPGPKVLCVYGIEEKDESGCTQPQSVGENLQLPGGHHFDENYPALAKRLVDAIRSRQATDNEG, translated from the coding sequence ATGTCGAAACGTCGCTGGCGGCATCTGCTCGCCCTGCTCCTGCTGATCCTCATCGCCGCCGGACTGTTGCTGTGGAGTCGCCCCGCGTCCCAGGCGGTCGTGGAACACCATCAGTTGCCCGACGGCAGCGCCGTCAGTCTGGCCATCCCTGGCAAGCAACCCAATGCGCGCGTCCTGCTGGCGGTACAACCGGACCAGAAGCTGGACGACGGCCAACTGCTGGCCCTGGCTCACGACAGCGGGGCCCGCGTGGTGCAGTTCGTCTTCCCGGACAAGGATTGCGCCGCCCAGCAGGCGCGCATCAAGGCCGCTGGCGAGTTGCTCGACGGCCAGCCGACCCTGGTTGCCGGCATCGGTCCGGGCGGCACCTATGCCTGGCGCTGGCTCGCCGGACAGAGCGACGACAAGGCCCGCGCCCTGTCGGTCGGTTTCTCCCTGGAAAAGCCCGACTGCGCCGCCGCCCCCCTGCCGCAAAGCGCCGCCCACGGCCGCTGGCTGGCCGCCTGGAACGACAACCCGGATGATCCCAGCGCACGCTTCGCCCGTGGCCTGCAGAATGCCGAGACGGTAATCGCCGACTACGACACCCCGCTGCCCAAGGTACTCGCCGACCAGTTGCGCCACCTGCTGCAAGGCGGCAGCGATAACGTGCCGGTAGTGGAAGTCCCCGCTGCCAAGCCGTCGGAAACCGTCACCCTGTTCTACTCCGGCGACGGGGGCTGGCGCGACCTGGACCGCGACGTCGCCGCGCAGATGGCCGAGCTGGGCTACCCGGTGGTGGGCGTCGATGCCCTGCGCTACTTCTGGGAGCACAAGAGCCCCGAGCAGAGCGCCGCCGACCTTGCCGTGCTGATGCAGCACTACCGCGAGAAATGGGGCGCCAAGCATTTCGTGCTGGCGGGCTACTCCTTTGGCGCCGACGTGCTGCCGGCGATCTACAACCGCCTGCCGGCCGACGCCAAGAAGGACGTCAGCGCGGTAATCCTGCTGGCCTTCGCCCGTAGCGGCAGCTTCGAGATCGAAGTGCAGGGCTGGCTGGGCAAGGCCGGTCAGGAAGCCGCCACCGGCCCGGAAATGGCCCGCCTGCCAGGGCCCAAGGTGCTCTGCGTGTACGGTATCGAAGAGAAGGACGAGAGCGGCTGCACCCAGCCGCAGTCGGTCGGGGAGAATCTCCAGCTCCCCGGCGGCCACCACTTCGACGAGAATTATCCGGCCCTTGCCAAGCGCCTGGTCGACGCCATCCGCTCCCGCCAGGCCACCGACAACGAGGGTTGA
- the mprF gene encoding bifunctional lysylphosphatidylglycerol flippase/synthetase MprF encodes MRCPMSATPSAPDSPAVGEQPQRNGLLHWINAHRQAIGLGVTLLLFSLALIACHHLLRDIDAYSLHDAILDVPTASLAGAFAATVAGFITLLGYEWSATRFAGAKLSPSALLTGGFSAFAIGNAVGLSMLSGGSVRYRLYARQGLGAAEVARMTLFASLSLGCALPILAALAALSDLSDAALALHLPSWLVAVLALGIIAFCILLVVGIERRRLPEQPSPDSHLVRIGRRTVRLPGLRLSLLQLLITALDVAAAATVLYLLLPEAPPFGAFLLVYLIALAAGVLSHVPGGVGVFEAVLLAAFAGQLGAAPLAAALLLYRLIYVVLPLIVACLLLLFLEARRVLVARQAVRVASGFAAQILSLLVFISGVVLLFSGATPSIDTRLNEIGFLVPHRLIDASHLAASLIGVLCLLLAYGLRRRLSAAWALTLGLLVAGAVLSLLKGFDWEEALILSVTAALLVIFRSAFYRRSRLMDLPFSPLYLGAAACVIGASIWLLLFAYQDVPYSHELWWQFALDADAPRGLRAALGSCLLLAALALYWLLRTEPPAILEPSREELDTAAGILANSSQPDGGLALSGDKALLFHEGNDAFLMYARRGRSLVALFDPVGPTQSRAELIWQFRDLCDLHHARPVFYQVRAENLPLYMDIGLTALKLGEEARVDLRRFDLENKGKEMKDLRYTWNRGQRDGLSLEFYDAGQAPMEELRAVSDAWLGGKNVREKGFSLGRFTPEYLNYFRVVVIRHEGRAVAFANLLETASKDVASIDLMRVAPDAPKLTMEFLMLGLILHYKESGHTRFSLGMVPLAGLQPRRGAPLTQRLGALVFRRGEQFYNFQGLRRFKDKFQPDWEPRYLAVPAGLDPLVALADTAALIAGGLSGLVKR; translated from the coding sequence ATGAGGTGCCCGATGAGCGCCACCCCCTCCGCACCAGACAGCCCCGCCGTCGGCGAACAGCCGCAGCGCAACGGACTTCTGCACTGGATCAACGCCCATCGCCAGGCGATCGGCCTGGGGGTCACGCTGCTGCTGTTCAGCCTCGCGCTGATCGCCTGCCACCACCTGCTGCGCGACATCGATGCCTATTCCCTGCACGACGCCATCCTCGACGTCCCCACCGCCTCGCTCGCGGGCGCCTTCGCCGCCACCGTCGCGGGATTCATCACCCTGCTGGGCTACGAATGGTCGGCCACCCGCTTCGCCGGGGCGAAACTGTCGCCCTCGGCGCTGCTCACCGGCGGTTTCTCGGCCTTCGCCATCGGCAATGCCGTCGGCCTGTCGATGCTCTCCGGCGGCTCGGTGCGTTACCGCCTCTATGCCCGCCAGGGCCTGGGCGCCGCCGAAGTCGCGCGGATGACCCTGTTCGCCAGCCTCTCGCTGGGCTGCGCCCTGCCGATACTGGCCGCGCTGGCCGCCCTGAGCGACCTGTCCGACGCCGCCCTGGCCCTGCACCTGCCGAGCTGGCTGGTGGCCGTGCTCGCCCTGGGCATCATCGCCTTCTGCATCCTGCTGGTGGTGGGCATCGAGCGCCGCCGCCTGCCGGAACAGCCGTCGCCCGACAGCCACCTGGTGCGCATCGGTCGCCGTACCGTGCGCCTGCCGGGCCTGCGCCTGTCGCTGCTGCAACTGCTGATCACCGCGCTGGACGTGGCCGCCGCCGCCACCGTCCTCTACCTGCTGTTGCCGGAAGCCCCGCCCTTCGGCGCCTTCCTGCTGGTCTACCTGATCGCCCTGGCGGCCGGCGTGCTCAGCCACGTCCCCGGCGGCGTAGGCGTCTTCGAGGCGGTGCTGCTGGCGGCCTTCGCCGGGCAACTGGGTGCCGCACCGCTGGCCGCAGCTCTGCTGCTGTACCGCCTGATCTATGTGGTGCTGCCGCTGATCGTCGCCTGCCTGCTGCTGCTGTTTCTCGAAGCCCGCCGTGTCCTGGTGGCCAGGCAGGCGGTGCGCGTGGCCTCAGGCTTCGCCGCACAGATTCTCTCCCTGCTGGTATTCATCTCCGGCGTCGTGCTGCTGTTCTCCGGCGCCACGCCGTCCATCGATACCCGCCTGAATGAAATCGGCTTCCTGGTGCCGCACCGCCTGATCGATGCCTCGCACCTCGCCGCCAGCCTGATCGGCGTGCTCTGCCTGCTGCTCGCCTACGGCCTGCGCCGCCGCCTGTCCGCCGCCTGGGCGCTGACCCTCGGCCTGCTGGTGGCCGGCGCCGTGCTGTCGCTACTCAAGGGCTTCGACTGGGAAGAAGCGCTGATCCTGAGCGTCACCGCCGCCCTGCTGGTGATCTTCCGCAGCGCCTTCTACCGCCGCAGCCGCCTGATGGATCTGCCCTTCTCGCCGCTCTACCTGGGCGCCGCGGCCTGCGTCATCGGCGCATCGATCTGGCTGCTGCTGTTTGCCTACCAGGACGTGCCCTACAGCCATGAGCTCTGGTGGCAGTTCGCCCTGGATGCCGACGCCCCGCGCGGCCTGCGCGCCGCCCTGGGCAGTTGCCTGCTGCTGGCCGCGCTGGCGCTGTACTGGCTGCTGCGCACCGAGCCGCCGGCGATCCTCGAACCCAGCCGCGAGGAGCTGGATACCGCCGCCGGCATCCTGGCCAACTCGTCGCAGCCGGACGGCGGCCTGGCCCTGTCCGGCGACAAGGCGCTGCTGTTCCACGAAGGCAACGACGCCTTCCTGATGTATGCCCGCCGCGGTCGCAGCCTGGTGGCACTGTTCGACCCGGTGGGGCCGACACAGTCCCGCGCCGAGCTGATCTGGCAGTTCCGCGACCTCTGCGACCTGCACCATGCGCGCCCGGTGTTCTACCAGGTGCGGGCGGAGAACCTGCCGCTGTACATGGACATCGGCCTGACCGCCCTCAAGCTCGGCGAGGAGGCACGGGTCGACCTGCGCCGCTTCGACCTGGAGAACAAAGGCAAGGAAATGAAGGACCTGCGCTACACCTGGAACCGGGGTCAGCGCGACGGCCTGAGCCTGGAGTTTTACGACGCGGGCCAGGCGCCGATGGAGGAACTACGGGCGGTCTCCGATGCCTGGCTGGGCGGCAAGAACGTCCGCGAGAAGGGTTTCTCCCTGGGCCGCTTCACCCCCGAGTACCTGAACTACTTCCGCGTCGTGGTGATCCGCCACGAAGGCCGTGCCGTCGCCTTCGCCAACCTGCTGGAAACCGCCAGCAAGGACGTGGCGAGCATCGACCTGATGCGCGTGGCGCCTGACGCGCCAAAGCTGACTATGGAATTTCTCATGCTCGGCCTGATCCTGCATTACAAGGAAAGCGGGCACACCCGCTTCAGCCTTGGCATGGTGCCGCTCGCCGGCCTGCAGCCGCGCCGTGGCGCGCCGCTGACCCAGCGCCTGGGCGCCCTGGTCTTCCGCCGGGGCGAGCAGTTCTACAATTTCCAGGGGCTGCGCCGCTTCAAGGACAAGTTCCAGCCCGACTGGGAGCCCCGTTACCTGGCCGTGCCCGCCGGACTGGATCCGCTGGTGGCCCTGGCCGACACCGCCGCGTTGATCGCCGGCGGCCTGAGTGGATTGGTGAAACGCTGA
- a CDS encoding tyrosine-protein phosphatase, with the protein MHARLLRSASLLMLPLAALAAAAPAQAEILNTPRLTGIDNFRDIAGTTSAYGTAHDGVMRGGVFYRSNALTPTASDLATLNGLGISHVFDLRTPTEITGTPDTLPAGAVYENVNIVGSSNVNLSLTSAAASRQMMQDMNRAFVTDASQRAQYRHLFEELAAADDAALFHCTAGKDRTGWTAAMLQSIAGVDSATILQDYLATNAYTAERTAATLAQLNALSPTFAAIYQPLLGVEASYLQAGLDQLQASYGSVENYLTQGLGLDQETLYVLRGKLVRFNSLPGQAGFARNAAAGAGLLAALQDSELSGRYSAYNYYLQSAIDAGTLGGVESRVGGQIHADAGSYLLREAGQIDDAIAPYASGRELKDGETRLWMTALASYLGTDSRDGVASSNEHAQGTLIGATHRFSDNLSARVGAGYSWGSLGSAGADADADLALLTLGARWAPDDLSQGLYADLRLDAGWIDYDGKRDLGNGLGTAKGDSNGSFYAATGLLGYRLHAGGLDLEPSIGLRSARVKLDDFHEKGSDLALDVDGTDRSLNSALLGLDIGLANQSLGNWTLAPGVSLGYERFLNDPQVVSNASLEGFEVEQVSAFDSHHLVKAGLKLTATRDALTLGAEVKALSGEDSHGVAGNLSASLAF; encoded by the coding sequence GTGCACGCTCGTCTGCTGCGTTCCGCTTCCCTGCTGATGCTGCCGCTGGCCGCCCTCGCGGCCGCCGCTCCCGCCCAGGCAGAAATCCTGAACACTCCGCGCCTGACCGGCATCGACAACTTCCGCGATATCGCCGGTACCACCAGCGCCTACGGCACCGCCCATGACGGCGTGATGCGTGGCGGCGTGTTCTACCGCTCCAACGCGCTGACCCCGACCGCCTCCGACCTGGCAACCCTGAACGGCCTGGGCATCAGTCATGTCTTCGACCTGCGCACGCCGACGGAAATCACCGGCACCCCGGACACCCTGCCGGCCGGCGCGGTCTACGAGAACGTCAACATCGTCGGCTCCAGCAACGTGAACCTCTCGCTCACCAGCGCAGCGGCCTCGCGGCAGATGATGCAGGACATGAACCGCGCCTTCGTCACCGACGCCAGCCAGCGCGCGCAGTACCGCCACCTGTTCGAGGAACTGGCGGCCGCCGACGATGCGGCGCTGTTCCACTGCACCGCCGGCAAGGACCGCACCGGCTGGACCGCGGCCATGCTGCAATCCATCGCCGGGGTGGATTCGGCGACCATCCTGCAGGACTACCTGGCCACCAACGCCTACACCGCCGAGCGTACCGCCGCGACGCTCGCGCAGTTGAACGCCCTGTCGCCAACCTTCGCCGCCATCTACCAGCCGCTGCTGGGCGTGGAGGCCAGCTACCTGCAGGCTGGCCTGGACCAGCTCCAGGCCAGCTATGGTTCGGTGGAGAATTACCTGACCCAGGGCCTGGGGCTCGACCAGGAAACCCTCTATGTCCTGCGCGGCAAGCTGGTACGCTTCAACAGCCTGCCCGGCCAGGCCGGCTTCGCGCGCAACGCCGCCGCCGGCGCCGGGCTGCTGGCGGCCCTGCAGGACAGCGAGCTGTCAGGCCGCTACAGCGCCTACAACTATTACCTGCAATCGGCGATCGACGCCGGCACCCTGGGCGGGGTCGAATCGCGGGTCGGTGGGCAGATCCATGCCGACGCTGGCAGCTACCTGCTGCGCGAAGCCGGGCAGATCGACGACGCCATCGCCCCCTACGCCAGCGGCCGCGAGCTGAAGGACGGTGAAACCCGCCTGTGGATGACCGCCCTGGCCAGCTATCTGGGCACCGACAGCCGCGACGGCGTGGCCAGCAGCAACGAACATGCGCAAGGCACCCTGATCGGCGCGACCCACCGCTTCAGCGATAACCTCAGCGCCCGTGTCGGCGCCGGCTACAGCTGGGGCTCACTGGGCAGCGCCGGCGCCGATGCGGATGCCGACCTCGCGCTGCTCACCCTGGGCGCACGCTGGGCACCGGACGATCTCAGCCAGGGCCTGTACGCCGACCTGCGCCTGGATGCCGGCTGGATCGACTACGACGGCAAGCGCGACCTGGGCAACGGCCTGGGCACCGCCAAGGGCGACAGCAACGGCAGCTTCTATGCCGCCACCGGGCTGCTCGGCTATCGCCTGCATGCGGGCGGACTGGACCTGGAGCCGTCCATCGGCCTGCGCAGCGCACGGGTCAAGCTGGACGACTTCCACGAAAAAGGCAGCGACCTCGCCCTGGATGTCGACGGCACCGACCGCAGCCTGAACAGCGCCCTGCTCGGCCTGGACATCGGCCTGGCCAACCAGAGCCTGGGCAACTGGACCCTGGCGCCGGGCGTCAGCCTGGGTTACGAGCGCTTCCTGAACGATCCGCAGGTCGTCAGCAATGCCTCGCTGGAAGGGTTCGAGGTGGAGCAGGTCTCGGCCTTCGACAGCCACCACCTGGTCAAGGCCGGATTGAAGCTGACGGCGACCCGGGACGCGCTGACCCTCGGCGCGGAGGTGAAAGCCCTGAGCGGCGAGGACAGCCACGGCGTCGCCGGCAACCTGAGCGCCAGCCTCGCCTTCTAG
- the dinB gene encoding DNA polymerase IV — protein sequence MQALSVTRQRKIIHIDCDCFYAAIEMRDDPSLVGKPLAVGGSPDKRGVVATCNYEARAYGLHSAMAMRTAVKLCPDLTIVRPRMDVYRETSREIHAIFRDYTEQIEPLSLDEAYLDVSDSERCDGSATRIAREIRQRVWETLHITVSAGVAPNKFIAKIASDWRKPNGLFVVTPDEVDGFVAELPVKKLHGVGKVTAEKLARLGIRTCADLRDWSRIQLAKEFGSFGERLWGLARGIDERPVQVDSRRQSISVENTFDQDLPDLAACQEELPSLLGELERRMTRLDASYRPGKPFIKLKFHDFTQTTLEQAGAARDLDSYRLLLGQAFQRGNKAVRLIGVGVRLVDLRGAHEQLSLF from the coding sequence ATGCAGGCCCTTTCCGTGACACGGCAACGAAAGATCATCCACATCGATTGCGACTGCTTCTATGCCGCCATCGAAATGCGCGACGACCCAAGCCTGGTGGGCAAGCCGCTGGCCGTGGGTGGTTCGCCGGACAAGCGCGGCGTGGTCGCCACCTGCAACTACGAGGCGCGGGCCTATGGCCTGCATTCGGCGATGGCGATGCGCACGGCGGTGAAGCTGTGTCCCGACCTGACCATCGTCCGCCCGCGCATGGACGTGTACCGCGAGACCTCCCGCGAGATCCACGCGATCTTCCGTGACTACACCGAACAGATCGAGCCGCTGTCGCTGGACGAGGCCTACCTGGACGTCAGCGACAGCGAGCGTTGTGACGGCAGCGCCACGCGCATCGCCCGGGAGATTCGCCAGCGCGTGTGGGAAACCCTGCACATCACGGTGTCGGCCGGTGTTGCGCCGAACAAGTTCATCGCCAAGATCGCCAGCGATTGGCGCAAGCCCAACGGCCTGTTCGTGGTCACGCCCGACGAGGTGGACGGATTCGTCGCGGAACTGCCGGTGAAGAAGCTGCACGGCGTGGGCAAGGTCACCGCCGAAAAGCTGGCGCGCTTAGGGATTCGCACCTGCGCGGACCTGCGCGACTGGTCGCGCATCCAACTGGCGAAGGAATTTGGCAGCTTCGGCGAGCGCCTCTGGGGCCTGGCGCGGGGGATCGATGAGCGGCCGGTGCAGGTGGACAGCCGGCGCCAGTCGATCAGCGTGGAGAATACCTTCGACCAGGATCTGCCGGACCTGGCGGCCTGTCAGGAGGAACTGCCGTCGCTGCTGGGCGAGCTGGAGCGGCGCATGACCCGCCTGGACGCCAGCTACCGGCCGGGCAAGCCGTTCATCAAGCTGAAGTTCCACGACTTCACCCAGACCACCCTGGAGCAGGCCGGCGCGGCGCGCGACCTGGACAGTTACCGGCTATTGCTGGGGCAGGCATTCCAGCGCGGCAACAAGGCGGTGCGGCTGATCGGCGTGGGCGTGCGCCTCGTCGATCTGCGTGGGGCGCACGAGCAGCTCAGCCTGTTCTAG